A single Brienomyrus brachyistius isolate T26 chromosome 11, BBRACH_0.4, whole genome shotgun sequence DNA region contains:
- the LOC125751823 gene encoding synemin-like isoform X25, translating into MLQFRRTFENEKVQLQELNRRLSHYLSRVKHLEQENACLVKEISAVRNERTFEWEDQYLAELRELRRTVDLLAFEKSKAEVERERLRREFQTVQSLLFEESGMCRDIDGELKACKVQLQQAQAKNADLEDFMIQLENESRLLEEEHRREISHVQNNIYSRALSNVTQTYRAVPPITVEEVEQYALSMSDNCMEMFEVYRKRVEDLEESVRADEAKVEDLRREKNQYAADFEKLRSELEEQKRLQVHLEGQLRNTQDKCKGELEHYQMAVEDLEQERMILTSAITDKLKEHQDLMQVKMGLSLELAAYRALLEGEQRDAYLSAGQYSREAPRRIGSSIVRQDRRPPVNIGFETRCMEQGRSSRTSPGVSRFRSYEGPVATLGRASSRRDVMSCSKTPQVSTIAVRPVLQKYDLKTEIAEEVMVQKKDVSQHSANHQKFIKDFSPLPSPTSDKREIDLKEAHKTCVRVVSPPMMSLMTMSEKEGEEDAGDIKADKSEDRKEADYSVTLEQGKIDEEEEVDAPTIEEVMITTQGEFSDDSQIKEEKESKRVDSAEEKEEGGGSQKEEVTAITQDDFSDDSQINEEKESKRIDPAEEKEEEGGSQKEEVTEITQDDFSDDSQINEEQESKRIDPAEKEEEGGSQKKEVTAITQDDFSDDSQINEEKESKGIDPAEEKEEEGGSQKEEVTAIIQDDFSDDSEIKEEKESKRIDPAEGKTMATVSLEEIIEKVIKPAGLDAHLSSSPDSKITYHVEKTEAENGTTQIILESKIEEDLDVSDEALEELLNKEVKKVTLEDVKGTAAGSMIENLLSFGLAKGEDLEKLSVNVEIIEEPLEAHSKEDSKVTPTTVFFQSSSKFIQIEELENDPPPPEHYDSGVEELKTSVIAEEYGRVEVQEGLKDTDVTYYSQETEYYVSTPDDDPEEGPLSSSEHCEAVHGLSDETCHQKGPVISQEDSDSQESESKVTYMISELASSEDRDSLCVVEREVQVSPQMQEAMLDVLQEDSEDPKQQLRELLEELQGEVSGELKENVSLIPRNDEEGDGGLSVDIRKVQKDSDENSMTVVAEINVSQTLEGSELLQEQDKDTFEERERSVNVDGSPEEHDRVSRSEECSTPQIDVNNVKIGAPRPQADRSEEISQEGDMKTWQEYTAECAEIIQVLQSKEAPPQLKVNQEETIVYLESREEA; encoded by the exons ATGTTACAGTTCAGGAGAACGTTTGAGAATGAAAAAGTCCAGCTGCAGGAATTAAACCGCAGACTAAGTCACTACCTGTCCAGAGTGAAACATCTGGAGCAAGAAAACGCCTGCCTGGTAAAAGAAATAAGCGCAGTTAGAAATGAGAGAACTTTCGAGTGGGAAGACCAGTACCTGGCCGAACTGCGAGAACTTAGGAGAACGGTGGACCTGCTAGCTTTTGAGAAGTCTAAAGCTGAGGTGGAACGTGAGAGGCTGCGACGGGAGTTTCAGACGGTTCAGTCGCTGCTCTTCGAAGAGTCGGGAATGTGCCGTGACATCGATGGGGAGCTAAAAGCCTGCAAGGTGCAACTTCAGCAAGCGCAGGCGAAGAACGCCGACCTGGAGGACTTTATGATCCAGCTGGAAAACGAAAGCAGGCTTCTAGAAGAAGAGCACAGACGAGAAATTTCCCATGTCCAGAACAACATATACTCCAGAGCACTGTCCAATGTCACCCAGACGTACCGAGCTGTTCCGCCGATTACTGTGGAAGAGGTGGAGCAGTACGCGCTCAGCATGTCGGATAACTGCATGGAGATGTTCGAGGTGTACCGAAAAAGGGTGGAAGACCTGGAGGAGTCCGTCAGGGCGGACGAGGCTAAAGTGGAGGATTTGCGCAGAGAGAAGAACCAGTATGCCGCCGACTTTGAGAAGCTGCGGTCTGAGCTTGAAGAGCAAAAGAGGCTGCAGGTTCACCTTGAGGGGCAGCTGAGGAACACGCAGGACAAGTGCAAAGGGGAGCTCGAGCATTATCAG ATGGCTGTAGAGGATCTGGAGCAGGAACGGATGATTCTGACCAGCGCCATCACAGACAAGCTGAAGGAACATCAGGATCTCATGCAAGTCAAGATGGGCCTCAGCCTGGAGTTGGCAGCTTACAG GGCACTACTGGAAGGAGAGCAACGAGATGCATATCTCTCGGCAGGCCAGTATTCAAGAGAAGCACCAAGACGAATAG GCTCTTCCATAGTCAGACAAGACAGAAGACCACCTGTGAACATAGGTTTTGAAACCAGATGCATGGAACAAGGGAGATCTTCAAGAACTTCCCCCGGCGTCAGTCGTTTCAGATCCTATGAAGGCCCTGTTGCAACCCTGGGGAGAGCTTCAAGCAGAAGAGATGTCATGTCATGCAGTAAAACACCACAAGTATCCACAATCGCTGTAAGGCCAGTGTTACAGAAATATGATCTGAAAACTGAAATAGCGGAAGAAGTGATGGTGCAAAAGAAAGATGTCTCCCAGCACTCCGCGAATCATCAGAAGTTCATAAAGGATTTCAGTCCCCTTCCCTCACCAACATCAGATAAGAGGGAAATAGACCTGAAAGAGGCACATAAGACGTGTGTGAGAGTTGTGTCCCCTCCAATGATGAGTTTAATGACAATGTCAGAAAAAGAAGGTGAGGAGGATGCCGGAGACATTAAGGCTGATAAGAGTGAGGACAGAAAGGAAGCTGATTACAGTGTCACTCTGGAGCAAGGAAAGATTGACGAGGAGGAGGAAGTGGATGCTCCGACAATAGAGGAGGTCATGATAACGACCCAGGGTGAATTTTCAGATGACTCACAAattaaagaggagaaggagagtaAGAGGGTTGATTCAGctgaggagaaggaggaagggggaGGTTCTCAGAAGGAGGAGGTCACAGCAATAACCCAGGATGATTTTTCAGATGATTCACAAATTAATGAGGAGAAGGAGAGTAAAAGGATTGATCCAGctgaggagaaggaggaagagggaggttctCAGAAGGAggaggtcacagaaataacccaggatgattTTTCAGATGATTCACAAATTAATGAGGAGCAGGAAAGTAAAAGGATTGATCCAGCTgagaaggaggaagagggaggttctCAGAAGAAGGAGGTCACAGCAATAACCCAGGATGATTTTTCAGATGACTCACAAATTAATGAGGAGAAGGAGAGTAAGGGGATTGATCCAGctgaggagaaggaggaagagggaggttctCAGAAGGAggag GTCACAGCAATAATCCAGGATGATTTTTCAGATGACTCAGAAattaaagaggagaaggagagtaAGAGGATTGATCCAGCTGAGGGGAAGACCATGGCAACAGTAAGCTTGGAGGAAATTATTGAAAAAGTTATAAAGCCTGCTGGTCTGGATGCACATCTTAGTTCATCACCAGACTCAAAGATCACCTATCATGTTGAGAAAACAGAAGCAGAGAATGGCACAACCCAAATAATACTAGAGTCAAAGATAGAGGAGGATCTGGATGTGTCTGATGAGGCTTTGGAAGAGCTCCTCAACAAAGAAGTTAAGAAAGTCACTCTAGAGGATGTCAAAGGAACTGCTGCTGGAAGTATGATTGAAAACTTGCTTTCTTTTGGGCTAGCAAAAGGCGAAGACTTGGAAAAGCTGTCAGTAAATGTTGAAATAATCGAGGAGCCACTGGAAGCACACAGCAAGGAGGACAGCAAGGTCACTCCAACGACAGTGTTCTTTCAGTCTTCTTCAAAATTTATCCAAATTGAAGAGTTAGAGAATGACCCTCCACCGCCTGAACATTATGACAGTGGTGTTGAAGAATTAAAGACTTCAGTGATAGCTGAAGAATACGGACGAGTGGAAGTGCAAGAGGGTTTGAAAGATACAGACGTCACATATTACAGTCAAGAAACTGAATATTACGTGTCCACACCGGATGATGATCCTGAGGAAGGCCCTTTATCGTCTTCTGAACACTGTGAAGCAGTTCATGGCTTGTCAGATGAAACATGCCATCAAAAAGGACCTGTAATCAGCCAAGAGGATTCTGATAGTCAAGAATCAGAATCCAAAGTAACATATATGATCAGTGAACTTGCCAGCAGTGAGGACAGAGATTCACTGTGTGTTGTAGAAAGAGAAGTTCAAGTCTCTCCCCAAATGCAAGAGGCTATGCtagatgttctgcaagaagaCTCAGAGGACCCAAAGCAACAGCTGAGGGAACTTTTGGAAGAGCTCCAAGGAGAAGTGAGTGGGGAATTAAAGGAAAATGTATCTCTTATCCCAAGAAATGATGAAGAAGGTGATGGCGGTCTGTCTGTAGACATCAGAAAAGTACAGAAGGATTCGGATGAGAATTCAATGACCGTTGTAGCAGAGATCAATGTTTCACAGACTCTAGAAGGTTCTGAACTGTTGCAGGAGCAGGACAAAGATACGTTTGAAGAGAGAGAACGGTCAGTGAATGTAGACGGCAGTCCAGAGGAACATGACAGGGTTAGTCGTTCTGAGGAATGCAGTACTCCTCAGATTGATGTCAACAATGTTAAGATTGGGGCTCCTCGTCCACAAGCTGATAGAAGTGAGGAGATCAGTCAGGAGGGGGACATGAAGACATGGCAGGAGTACACCGCAGAGTGTGCCGAAATCATCCAGGTGCTACAAAGCAAAGAAGCTCCACCCCAGTTAAAAGTGAATCAAGAGGAAACAATCGTCTACCTGGAAAGCCGTGAAGAAGCATAA